In Williamwhitmania taraxaci, a genomic segment contains:
- a CDS encoding organic hydroperoxide resistance protein: MNTIYQTKAVATGGRDGKVVSEDGVLNLDVRVPKSMGGAGGAYTNPEQLFAAGYAACFDSALNHIARLERKKIQSKVTATVGLQMEEATGFNIIVTMDVEITGVEKSVAQELLAKAHATCPYSKAIRNNVEVTLNLVEA; this comes from the coding sequence ATGAACACAATTTATCAGACCAAAGCAGTGGCCACCGGTGGAAGAGATGGCAAAGTAGTTAGCGAAGACGGCGTTTTGAACCTCGATGTTCGTGTGCCAAAGTCGATGGGTGGCGCAGGGGGCGCTTATACAAACCCCGAGCAGCTCTTTGCTGCCGGTTATGCCGCCTGTTTCGATAGCGCGCTAAACCATATTGCCCGCCTCGAGCGCAAAAAGATTCAATCGAAGGTTACGGCTACGGTTGGTTTGCAAATGGAGGAGGCTACGGGGTTCAATATCATAGTAACTATGGACGTGGAGATTACTGGCGTGGAAAAGAGTGTGGCGCAAGAGTTGCTCGCAAAGGCTCACGCTACCTGTCCATACTCCAAAGCTATTCGCAACAACGTGGAGGTTACCCTAAATTTAGTTGAAGCATAA